The Opitutaceae bacterium genome has a window encoding:
- a CDS encoding chemotaxis protein CheA translates to MPIPSDSFNTLDDVISRLAGESILAQSGRDEGLIPAYSLLGELIEICSVEPAMREPLAALKGQLEAMLDNAKPFDDSTLGHLRAVVDWLPKASSAVRSSEAVPTFSQGIEAPAVEVKPTVAPAESTGDGLEANDVVLDLNMAENAELLTEFHAEALDHLQQIEAALLALDEQPDDPEALNSIFRSFHTIKGVSGFLHLTPMHVLTHEVESLLDLARNRKLMLNSTIITEILRSRDAVQQMVQQITVALEQGKMPSEVIPVSHLMRAVKRLAAGESAPVATPAPKPAGELQAPKVESTGPATPHEESNIIPFTPAPAKSDTAAPVKVAEAKPAASSEGKSGSSSTVRVNTDKLDSLMDVVGELVIVQSQLAESARDVENNLAALQRNISQFGRITKELQHTAMSLRMIPVKPTFQKMERLARDLSRDFGKKVNFHVSGEDTELDRTVVEDIGDPLVHMVRNSLDHGLEMPADRVASGKAEIGNVHLKAYHEGGSIVIELSDDGRGINPEKVLAKAKKQNLIPENAQLSKDEILNLIFLPGFSTAEKVTAVSGRGVGMDVVRRNIEKLRGKIEIVSEIGKGSTFRIRLPLTMAIIDGLVVRVGCDRFILPSTSVQMALRPQKDALSTVHGRGEVLDHRGKILPIHRLHRRFAIGGAIENPWEGIVVIVENNGRTQALLVDEMVSKQEVVIKSLGGFLQNVAGVSGGAILGDGNIALILDPSSLFQAA, encoded by the coding sequence ATGCCCATACCCTCGGACTCGTTCAACACCCTCGACGACGTTATTAGCCGCCTCGCAGGAGAATCCATCCTGGCGCAATCGGGGCGTGATGAAGGATTGATACCCGCGTACAGCCTCCTCGGAGAGTTGATCGAGATCTGCTCGGTCGAGCCCGCGATGCGCGAACCTTTGGCAGCCCTCAAGGGCCAGCTGGAAGCGATGCTGGACAACGCTAAGCCTTTCGACGACTCCACGCTGGGCCATCTCCGCGCCGTTGTTGACTGGCTCCCCAAGGCATCATCGGCAGTGCGTTCCTCCGAGGCAGTCCCGACATTCTCGCAGGGCATCGAGGCACCAGCTGTCGAGGTAAAACCCACGGTTGCTCCTGCGGAATCAACGGGTGATGGCCTTGAGGCGAACGATGTTGTCCTCGACCTCAACATGGCAGAGAATGCCGAGCTCCTCACCGAGTTTCACGCGGAGGCCTTGGATCACCTCCAGCAGATAGAGGCGGCGCTATTGGCTCTCGATGAACAGCCCGACGATCCGGAGGCCCTCAACTCAATTTTCCGTTCGTTCCACACCATCAAGGGTGTGTCCGGCTTCCTTCATTTGACGCCAATGCACGTGCTGACGCACGAGGTCGAGTCGCTTCTCGACCTGGCTCGCAACCGGAAGCTGATGCTGAACTCGACCATCATCACCGAGATCCTGCGCAGTCGCGATGCGGTCCAGCAGATGGTGCAGCAGATCACGGTGGCCCTTGAGCAGGGCAAGATGCCTTCGGAGGTGATCCCCGTCTCGCACCTGATGCGTGCGGTGAAACGTCTGGCTGCCGGGGAATCAGCTCCCGTGGCCACGCCAGCGCCAAAGCCGGCCGGCGAGCTGCAGGCGCCGAAGGTGGAATCAACGGGTCCTGCCACACCCCATGAGGAGTCAAATATCATCCCCTTTACGCCCGCTCCGGCCAAATCGGACACCGCAGCTCCGGTAAAGGTCGCGGAGGCGAAACCTGCAGCGTCAAGCGAGGGCAAGAGCGGCTCTTCCTCCACCGTCCGCGTCAACACTGACAAGCTCGACAGTCTGATGGACGTGGTCGGCGAGTTGGTGATTGTCCAAAGCCAGTTGGCGGAGTCCGCCCGGGATGTGGAGAACAACCTCGCTGCCCTTCAGCGGAACATCTCCCAATTTGGCCGCATCACCAAGGAACTGCAGCACACCGCGATGTCGCTGCGAATGATCCCCGTGAAGCCCACCTTCCAGAAGATGGAGCGCCTCGCGCGCGATCTTTCCCGCGACTTTGGCAAGAAGGTGAATTTCCACGTGAGCGGAGAGGATACCGAACTCGATCGAACTGTCGTCGAGGACATCGGAGACCCGCTCGTGCACATGGTCCGCAACTCGCTTGACCATGGCCTGGAAATGCCGGCTGATCGTGTGGCTTCCGGCAAGGCCGAGATTGGTAATGTCCATCTCAAGGCCTATCACGAAGGCGGGAGCATCGTCATTGAGCTCAGTGATGACGGGCGCGGTATCAATCCCGAGAAGGTGCTTGCGAAGGCAAAGAAGCAGAACCTGATTCCCGAAAACGCCCAGCTTTCCAAGGACGAGATCCTGAACCTGATCTTCCTGCCTGGCTTCTCAACCGCTGAGAAGGTCACGGCTGTCTCCGGTCGCGGTGTGGGCATGGATGTGGTCCGCCGGAACATCGAGAAGCTTCGCGGCAAGATTGAGATCGTTTCCGAGATTGGAAAGGGTTCCACGTTCCGCATCCGACTGCCACTCACGATGGCCATCATCGACGGGCTTGTGGTGCGTGTCGGATGCGACCGGTTCATTCTTCCCAGCACGTCCGTCCAGATGGCATTGCGCCCGCAGAAGGATGCCCTTTCGACGGTCCACGGTCGTGGAGAAGTTCTCGATCACCGTGGCAAGATTCTCCCGATCCATCGACTGCACCGGCGCTTTGCGATCGGAGGTGCAATTGAGAACCCCTGGGAAGGCATTGTGGTGATCGTTGAGAACAATGGTCGCACGCAGGCCCTCCTGGTGGATGAAATGGTCAGCAAGCAGGAAGTGGTGATCAAGAGTCTGGGCGGCTTCCTCCAGAATGTTGCCGGAGTTTCGGGAGGTGCTATTCTGGGAGACGGTAACATCGCACTCATCCTTGACCCCTCGTCGCTCTTCCAGGCGGCGTAA
- a CDS encoding HDOD domain-containing protein: MSSPIPSLSDICDKALRLPCSPSLLPRLVSVLEKEDAPIDELAQVIQIDPVLASSTLRLANSAYFAGAGREVETLNEALLRLGQREVYRLAALSLTSRWMNQKIEGYGWEAGDFCRLSLVTAVAAEYLAEQTKRVESRVAYTAGLVMEIGKLAVAHGCNEHFAAIREYQQTNRANWLDAERAILGYSHAEVGAELLRRWKFPASLVAVGTYNPPKASDPADFLPLLVHVHAAKYLAVTIGAGVTEDGFLFELNSTLLMEWGFSPEVLEQAIPHVLERASKLLHDKLSHGSLSF; encoded by the coding sequence ATGTCCTCCCCGATCCCTTCACTCTCCGATATTTGCGACAAGGCTCTGCGACTGCCTTGTTCGCCGTCACTCCTTCCTCGTCTGGTTTCCGTACTCGAAAAGGAGGATGCCCCCATCGATGAACTCGCACAGGTGATCCAGATTGATCCAGTGCTCGCGAGTTCGACCCTTCGTCTTGCCAACTCCGCGTACTTTGCTGGCGCTGGCCGAGAGGTGGAGACGCTCAATGAAGCGTTGCTTCGCCTTGGCCAGCGCGAAGTCTACCGCCTTGCGGCGCTTTCGTTGACGAGTCGCTGGATGAATCAGAAGATTGAAGGTTACGGCTGGGAGGCTGGCGACTTTTGTCGTTTGTCACTCGTAACCGCCGTCGCCGCCGAGTATCTTGCCGAACAGACCAAGCGGGTCGAGTCCCGGGTGGCTTACACGGCCGGCCTCGTGATGGAGATCGGCAAACTTGCCGTTGCGCACGGGTGCAATGAGCACTTCGCCGCGATCCGCGAGTATCAGCAGACCAACCGGGCTAATTGGCTGGATGCCGAGCGTGCGATCCTGGGGTATAGTCACGCTGAAGTGGGTGCCGAGCTGCTCAGGCGCTGGAAGTTCCCGGCGTCCCTGGTGGCCGTCGGAACCTACAATCCGCCGAAGGCAAGCGATCCTGCCGACTTTCTGCCTCTCCTCGTGCATGTCCACGCTGCGAAGTACCTCGCAGTCACAATTGGCGCGGGTGTCACCGAGGACGGTTTCCTTTTCGAATTGAATTCAACGCTTTTGATGGAGTGGGGCTTCTCTCCGGAAGTGCTCGAACAGGCGATCCCGCATGTCCTTGAGCGCGCGAGCAAGCTGCTTCACGACAAACTTTCGCACGGTTCGCTCAGCTTTTGA